The following coding sequences lie in one Arachis hypogaea cultivar Tifrunner chromosome 9, arahy.Tifrunner.gnm2.J5K5, whole genome shotgun sequence genomic window:
- the LOC112709557 gene encoding B3 domain-containing transcription factor VRN1-like gives MSSHLHQGNAVMSILFFKIILKTNLKSLKIPDKFALKYGSGLSNPVSLKPPDGTRWNVCLRKKNDQVWFEKGWKEFTQKYSLNHGCLVLFKYEGTTSQFDVIIIDDGALEIDYSSYNGNDNDDVSVQIVKEIHPCKKNKKTMRDEKDVTTSLSLNWPREPRARQEANKFVSNNPFFTVLIKPPHITEYRLCIPGLEGYVDNGVKNVKLEYGDRSWPVKMLNCNKTYSNRFLSAGWNLFAQENELKPGDVCVFELVNMQDLVFKVHVFAAHHV, from the exons ATGTCTTCTCATCTTCACCAAGGGAATGCTGTCATGTCTATTCTCTTCTTCAAGATTATACTCAAAACTAACCTTAAAAGTCTT AAAATACCCGACAAATTTGCACTGAAATATGGAAGTGGTTTGTCCAATCCAGTGTCCTTAAAGCCTCCAGATGGAACAAGGTGGAATGTGTGTTTGAGAAAAAAGAATGATCAAGTTTGGTTTGAAAAAGGTTGGAAAGAATTCACTCAAAAGTACTCTCTGAATCATGGATGCTTGGTTCTGTTTAAATACGAAGGAACTACTTCCCAATTTGATGTCATTATCATTGATGACGGTGCTTTAGAAATAGACTATTCTTCCTACAATGGAAATGATAACGATGATGTTTCAGTTCAGATTGTAAAGGAAATCCATCcatgcaagaagaacaaaaaaaccATGAGAG ATGAGAAGGATGTGACTACTTCTTTGTCATTGAATTGGCCAAGGGAACCAAGAGCACGACAAGAAGCTAACAAATTCGTATCTAACAACCCTTTTTTTACTGTGCTCATAAAGCCTCCTCATATCACAGAATACCGACTG TGCATACCAGGTTTGGAAGGTTATGTGGATAATGGAGTGAAGAATGTGAAGCTTGAGTATGGGGATAGATCGTGGCCTGTGAAGATGCTTAATTGTAACAAAACCTATTCAAATCGCTTCCTTTCTGCTGGGTGGAACTTGTTTGCACAAGAGAATGAGTTGAAGCCTGGAGATGTTTGTGTCTTTGAACTTGTTAATATGCAAGATTTGGTCTTTAAGGTTCATGTTTTTGCTGCCCATCATGTTTAA